A segment of the Bacteriovorax sp. PP10 genome:
AAGTTTGTGGGACTTCTGGATACGAAGAAGCAGCAGGGCAGGGAATTGTAGCGGGAATTAATGCTTCTTTAGCATTTTTAGGGAAAGATCCACTCGTTTTAGATAGAAACGACTCTTATATTGGAGTTATGGTCGAAGATTTAGTCACAAATAAGCGTGATGAACCTTATAGACTATTCACCGCTAGATCAGAAAACCGTCTTTACGTAAGAGAAGATAATACAATTCAGAGAATGAATAAATATAGAAAGGTTCTTGGATTGTCTGGGAAGCTAGATTTCTACCAAGAAAGTATCTTAGATGAAGTAGAAATCCTGGAAAAACTAATCGAAGAGACGATGTATTACGCAACAACGCCTTCGAACAAAGTATATTTCGCTGAAAAGGAATACGGAACTCTAGAAAACAACATCAGCTTAAAAGAACTTCTTCGCCGCCCGAATTTAAATCCAGTAAAAGTACTGGAAGCTGAATGTTTAAAAGTAGGGGCGAGTTTCAATCTAGATGTTATCAGAACTGTGGCGATCGCCGCGAAGTACGAAGGCTATATTGATAGAGCAGTAATTGAGAGTGAAAAGATTAATAGAATGAGTAAGAAGAGAATCGACTGGGAAATCCTGGCTGATTCAAAAAACATCTCCTTCGAATGTAAATTAAGAATTAAAACGATTAGGCCGGAAACTTTCGGTCAATTACAACGAATTGAAGGAATCAGACCCGCTACCCTAGCATACGTGGCCGGAAATCTGGTTTAAGGCAAAAAATGAAAGAATTCGCTAAAAAGTACCTCGATTTGTTGACCGGTGAATTTGCCGGCATCAATTTAACAAGAATTGAATCTCCTGAAGATTTTTACAATAAACAGATCCTCGATTCGGTTATGCCGATGACTGAGAGTAAAGTTTTTAGAAATGCTTTGGAAACTACCAAACTTGTAGTGGATGTTGGATTTGGTGGGGGATTTCCAATCCTTCCTCTGGCATTCAAAAACCCAGACGTAAAATTTATTGGAATGGAAGCGCGCGCTAAAAAAGCACAAGTTGTTCAAAGTATCGCGAACAGTCTTGGTTTAACCAACGCAACACTGAAACACCAAAGATTAGACTTTGTGGACTTTGATGTCGACACCGTCATTACTTTTAAGGCCGTCGGAAAAGTTATCGATTTTTTACCGATGATCCGCACGGACAAAACCGTCTATGTCTTTTTCTATAAAGGGCCAAACTTTTATGAGCTAGAAGATATCGAAGAACTTCTGGAAAAAAATTGGGAACTAATTGAAGAGAAATCATACGACGTACCAGGAACTGAAGGACGCGTCTTGTTAGGATTTAAGAACAGAAAAGTTCTACGTGGAACATTGGTTACGGAAAAAATTATTAAATTTTCATCGTTACTTTAAATATAAAAAAAGATATATTTGAGTCTTAAATAGTCAAAAAGGGGTACCATAAATGGCTAAAATTATTGCTATGATGAACCAAAAAGGGGGAGTTGGTAAGACTACTTCTTCAGTTAATCTTGCAGCGTGTCTAGCAGTAGCCGAGAAAAGAACTCTACTAATCGACCTGGATCCACAAGGAAACGGAAGTCTAAGTATTGGTCTGGCTAAAGAAACA
Coding sequences within it:
- a CDS encoding 16S rRNA (guanine(527)-N(7))-methyltransferase RsmG, encoding MKEFAKKYLDLLTGEFAGINLTRIESPEDFYNKQILDSVMPMTESKVFRNALETTKLVVDVGFGGGFPILPLAFKNPDVKFIGMEARAKKAQVVQSIANSLGLTNATLKHQRLDFVDFDVDTVITFKAVGKVIDFLPMIRTDKTVYVFFYKGPNFYELEDIEELLEKNWELIEEKSYDVPGTEGRVLLGFKNRKVLRGTLVTEKIIKFSSLL